Proteins from a single region of Bactrocera neohumeralis isolate Rockhampton unplaced genomic scaffold, APGP_CSIRO_Bneo_wtdbg2-racon-allhic-juicebox.fasta_v2 cluster10, whole genome shotgun sequence:
- the LOC126765324 gene encoding putative nuclease HARBI1, whose product MNRKLKYLKTIKILTSVLDGIRILTEISEITKKRVRSCSVREINRKRKKDGSFVRFLEMKRVDHAEFFIYTRMTPQVYGLLLTLVEPFLKKNSLSESVQPECRLALTLQYLSQGTSFQSLALSFQLGKETVRRIILKTAEVLRTKLGAVYVSEPNEEDFKQISQDFWELWNTPNCVGSIDGKLIAIRCPPKSGSQFFCYKNFFSIVLLAVCDARYRFTYIDIGAYGSQSDGGISSESIGKEVVRS is encoded by the exons atgaacagaaagttaaaatatttaaaaacaataaaaatcctTACGTCTGTTTTAGACGGAATACGCATATTGAcagaaattagtgaaattacaaaaaaaagagtTCGGTCGTGTTCAGTGAGGGAAATAAACAGAAAGAGGAAGAAGGATGGTTCCTTTGTACGATTCCTGGAAATGAAGAGGGTTGACCACGCTGAGTTTTTTATATACACGCGAATGACGCCACAAGTATATGGGCTTTTGCTTACTCTTGTTGAgccctttttaaaaaagaattcgTTGAGTGAGTCTGTGCAACCGGAATGTCGATTAGCTTTGACATTACA aTATTTGTCACAAGGAACTTCGTTTCAATCGTTGGCGTTGTCATTTCAACTGGGGAAAGAAACGGTTAGGCGCATTATTCTGAAGACAGCTGAAGTCCTTCGGACAAAGTTAGGCGCTGTCTATGTATCTGAGCCTAATGAAGAAGATTTCAAGCAAATTTCTCAAGACTTCTGGGAACTGTGGAATACGCCCAACTGCGTTGGATCTATTGATGGGAAGCTTATCGCTATTCGATGCCCACCTAAAAGCGGTAGTCAATTTTTCtgctacaaaaattttttttctattgtgtTGTTAGCAGTGTGTGATGCCCGATATCGGTTTACCTATATAGATATTGGTGCATATGGAAGTCAGAGTGATGGTG GTATTTCAAGTGAGTCGATTGGGAAAGAGGTTGTTAGATCATAA